The proteins below are encoded in one region of Cytobacillus sp. IB215665:
- a CDS encoding YpdA family putative bacillithiol disulfide reductase — translation MQKEDVIIVGGGPCGLAAAISLQSKGFAPLIIEKGNIVNAIYHYPTHQTFFSSSERLEIGDVPFITENRKPVRNQALAYYREVVIRKNLRVNTFEKVAKISKSNRGVIEVVTSNQTYETKDVIIATGYYDHPNFMNVQGEELEKVHHYFKEAHPYFDTDVVVIGGKNSAVDASLELVKAGARVTVLYRGNEYSNSIKPWILPEFDGLIRDGVIKMEFGAHVTQITEDKVLYHVNNEEKCVKNDFVFAMTGYHPDHTFLKNIGIDIDVKTGRPVFHPDTMETNVPSVFVAGVIAAGNNANEIFIENGRFHGEQIATYLEKKRQG, via the coding sequence ATGCAAAAGGAAGACGTAATAATTGTAGGTGGTGGACCTTGTGGTTTGGCAGCAGCTATATCGTTACAATCAAAGGGTTTTGCCCCACTTATTATTGAAAAAGGCAATATCGTTAATGCAATTTATCATTATCCTACACACCAAACCTTTTTTAGTTCTAGTGAAAGGTTAGAGATAGGAGATGTACCTTTTATAACAGAAAACCGTAAGCCAGTTAGAAACCAAGCATTAGCATATTATCGAGAAGTAGTCATTAGAAAAAATTTACGAGTGAATACATTTGAAAAAGTAGCTAAAATTTCAAAAAGTAATCGTGGAGTTATAGAAGTAGTTACTTCTAATCAAACATATGAGACAAAAGATGTGATCATTGCAACAGGGTATTATGACCATCCAAATTTCATGAACGTACAAGGTGAAGAACTAGAAAAAGTACATCATTATTTTAAGGAGGCACACCCTTACTTTGACACGGATGTTGTAGTTATTGGAGGCAAGAATTCTGCGGTGGATGCCTCGCTTGAGCTTGTTAAAGCTGGCGCAAGAGTAACAGTGTTGTATAGAGGTAATGAATACTCAAATAGTATTAAGCCATGGATTTTGCCAGAATTCGATGGCTTAATTCGAGATGGTGTTATTAAAATGGAATTTGGAGCTCACGTTACACAAATTACTGAAGATAAAGTACTTTATCATGTTAATAATGAAGAAAAATGTGTAAAAAATGATTTTGTATTTGCGATGACAGGGTATCATCCAGATCATACATTTTTGAAAAATATCGGAATAGATATAGATGTGAAAACTGGACGACCTGTTTTTCATCCAGACACGATGGAAACAAATGTGCCAAGTGTTTTTGTGGCAGGTGTGATAGCAGCTGGAAATAACGCAAATGAAATATTTATAGAAAATGGACGTTTTCATGGAGAACAAATTGCAACATATCTTGAAAAAAAGAGACAGGGTTAA
- a CDS encoding genetic competence negative regulator, translated as MRLERLNYNKIKIFLTFDDLVDRGLTKDDLWQDSIKVQQLFRDMIDEASEELGFEANGSIAVEIFSIPAQGMVVIVTKDHADVDVDEEFLDDYIEMKVTLDESDDLFYEFSSFEDVIQLAGRLFLLNITDGKLYSYNNRFYIHFDEKIDLYKEHFIAVVAEYGNPATITTHRVHEYGKLLMDENAIQQLYEYFIKK; from the coding sequence ATGAGACTCGAGCGTTTGAACTACAATAAGATTAAAATTTTCCTAACATTTGATGATTTAGTCGATCGTGGTTTGACAAAAGATGATCTATGGCAGGATTCTATAAAAGTCCAGCAATTATTCCGTGACATGATTGATGAAGCAAGTGAAGAGCTGGGTTTTGAAGCAAATGGATCAATAGCAGTTGAAATATTCTCCATACCAGCTCAAGGAATGGTCGTTATTGTAACGAAAGATCATGCAGATGTGGATGTAGATGAAGAATTTTTGGATGACTACATCGAAATGAAGGTTACTTTAGATGAAAGTGATGATTTATTTTATGAGTTTTCATCATTTGAAGATGTTATTCAGTTAGCAGGTCGACTATTTTTGTTAAACATTACCGACGGAAAATTATACTCATATAATAATCGTTTTTATATTCACTTTGATGAAAAAATTGACTTGTATAAAGAGCATTTTATCGCAGTAGTAGCAGAGTATGGAAATCCTGCAACGATTACTACACATCGTGTTCATGAATATGGTAAGTTGCTTATGGATGAAAATGCCATACAGCAACTTTATGAGTATTTTATCAAAAAGTAA
- a CDS encoding CBS domain-containing protein, translated as MFVKSLLIPKSKCISVAHDESIQTALKKLNDHQIDALPIVMNESYVGTLTRYQIYESYFQSTYSKEEFLSKTTASELATHQDTYLEGEEVFEKTLIQLKDFPLLAVVDEDKTFLGIVTRYDVLKQFQSAFGMQKPGVRIAFSSVETEGRIARLAEIARSFHEHIISLVTFDETDKLVRRIVMKIEKKDNIDKFVAKLEQSGFRVLDIYED; from the coding sequence ATGTTTGTAAAGAGCCTACTTATCCCAAAAAGTAAGTGTATATCGGTAGCTCATGATGAGTCTATCCAAACAGCTTTGAAGAAATTAAATGATCATCAGATTGATGCACTACCTATCGTAATGAACGAAAGTTATGTTGGTACCTTAACCCGATATCAAATATATGAAAGTTACTTTCAATCAACGTATAGCAAGGAAGAGTTTTTATCGAAAACGACAGCAAGTGAATTAGCTACTCATCAGGATACATACCTAGAAGGTGAAGAGGTTTTTGAAAAGACGCTAATCCAGTTAAAAGATTTTCCTTTGCTAGCAGTTGTGGACGAAGATAAAACATTTTTAGGTATTGTGACTCGTTATGATGTGTTGAAACAGTTCCAAAGTGCTTTTGGTATGCAAAAGCCAGGTGTTAGAATTGCATTTTCATCTGTAGAAACCGAAGGAAGAATAGCTAGGTTAGCAGAAATAGCAAGGAGTTTCCATGAGCACATTATTTCATTGGTCACTTTTGACGAGACAGATAAGTTAGTTCGAAGAATTGTTATGAAAATTGAAAAAAAGGACAATATTGATAAATTTGTTGCGAAGTTAGAGCAATCTGGTTTTCGCGTTCTAGATATATACGAAGACTAA
- a CDS encoding spore coat associated protein CotJA: MVTFRKSYHPYVSPHDPCNPIYEKYFVTPPNLYITFQPNRLPQYTAKEALRKGTLWPIFYDPYYGPNEVEERGESQ; the protein is encoded by the coding sequence ATGGTTACTTTTAGAAAATCATATCATCCGTATGTTAGCCCACATGACCCGTGTAACCCCATATACGAAAAATACTTCGTTACCCCACCTAATCTATATATAACATTCCAACCAAACCGGCTACCACAATATACAGCAAAAGAAGCATTAAGAAAAGGGACATTATGGCCTATCTTTTATGATCCATACTATGGTCCAAATGAGGTAGAAGAGCGGGGAGAATCACAATGA
- a CDS encoding spore coat protein CotJB: protein MNKQLPEQFYSLMEELQSIDFVLLELSLYLDTHPGDYEAIQQFNHYVTKKHQVTKQLEPIYGPLQQYGNSYAGYPWNWNESPWPWQI, encoded by the coding sequence ATGAATAAACAATTACCCGAACAATTTTACTCACTGATGGAGGAACTGCAGTCGATAGATTTTGTGCTCCTTGAGTTATCTTTGTACTTAGATACACACCCTGGTGACTATGAAGCAATTCAACAATTCAATCATTATGTAACAAAAAAACATCAAGTAACAAAACAACTTGAGCCTATTTACGGTCCTTTGCAACAATATGGAAATAGCTATGCTGGCTACCCATGGAATTGGAACGAATCTCCTTGGCCATGGCAAATATAA
- a CDS encoding asparaginase yields the protein MKKILIIHTGGTISMKEDEKTGNVAPDEVNPLHDSTPSLSDIAQVQVIELFHLPSPHITPIEMLQLKQQIEEKVVSDCIEGVVVTHGTDTLEETAYFLDLTIQVDVPIVITGAMRSSNEIGADGLYNLISSVKVASSEDARGKGVLVVLNDEIHTAKNVTKTHTSNIATFQSPQYGPIGIVTKRGVFFHHIPSSRDKFSIKSIQKNVVLLKAYAGMDDSIFNAIKSIQLDGLVIEALGQGNLPPNTVGKLQDLIEDNIPIVLVSRCFNGIVQDIYGYKGGGKELKNLGIIFSNGLNGQKARIKLMIALEVTHNHEQINNFFS from the coding sequence GTGAAAAAGATATTAATTATACATACTGGTGGTACCATTTCTATGAAAGAGGATGAAAAAACGGGCAATGTTGCTCCTGATGAAGTAAACCCATTGCATGATAGTACACCATCTTTGTCTGATATCGCACAGGTACAGGTTATAGAACTATTCCACCTTCCTTCACCTCATATCACGCCTATTGAAATGCTACAGCTTAAACAACAAATTGAAGAGAAAGTAGTCAGTGACTGTATTGAAGGCGTAGTTGTCACACATGGAACTGACACATTAGAAGAAACTGCTTATTTTCTTGATTTAACTATACAAGTAGACGTACCAATTGTCATTACAGGTGCAATGAGATCAAGTAACGAAATTGGTGCAGATGGATTATATAATTTAATTTCATCAGTTAAAGTTGCATCAAGTGAAGATGCTAGAGGGAAAGGTGTGTTAGTCGTTCTGAATGATGAAATTCATACTGCCAAAAATGTTACAAAGACACATACTAGCAATATTGCGACCTTCCAAAGTCCACAATATGGTCCAATTGGCATCGTTACGAAAAGGGGGGTGTTTTTCCACCACATTCCTTCTAGCCGAGATAAATTTTCTATCAAAAGCATACAGAAGAACGTTGTATTATTAAAAGCATATGCAGGTATGGATGATTCAATATTTAACGCAATTAAATCAATTCAACTTGATGGTTTAGTTATTGAAGCATTAGGTCAAGGTAACCTTCCCCCGAACACTGTAGGTAAACTACAAGATCTTATTGAAGATAACATACCAATTGTGTTAGTTTCTCGCTGTTTCAATGGGATTGTACAAGATATTTATGGATATAAAGGTGGTGGGAAAGAATTAAAGAATCTTGGTATTATCTTTTCTAATGGACTAAATGGCCAAAAGGCAAGAATTAAATTGATGATCGCTTTAGAAGTCACTCACAATCACGAACAAATTAACAACTTTTTTTCATAA
- the prsW gene encoding glutamic-type intramembrane protease PrsW translates to MIAVVSAGIAPGLALLCYFYLKDDYEVEPISMVVRSFIFGAILVFPIMFIQYVIHEEYNISSNFINSFLVTGLLEEFIKWFILFYTVYQHVEFDEVYDGIVYGVSVSLGFATVENILYLFAQGVETAIMRAMLPVSSHALLGVVMGYYLGKARFSEEASKSKWLILSLLTPFMLHGLYDYIILLAQQLVQEKWILFIIPFMIFLWWLGLRKVKKARAIKHIY, encoded by the coding sequence ATGATAGCGGTTGTTTCCGCAGGTATTGCTCCTGGCCTAGCTTTGTTATGTTATTTTTATTTAAAAGATGATTATGAGGTTGAGCCTATATCTATGGTTGTACGATCTTTTATTTTTGGCGCAATCTTAGTTTTTCCTATTATGTTTATTCAATATGTAATTCATGAAGAATATAATATTAGCTCAAATTTTATTAATTCATTTCTCGTAACAGGCTTACTTGAGGAATTTATTAAATGGTTCATATTATTTTATACAGTATATCAACATGTAGAATTCGATGAGGTTTATGATGGAATTGTTTACGGTGTAAGTGTTTCATTAGGGTTTGCAACTGTCGAAAATATATTATATTTATTTGCGCAGGGAGTAGAGACAGCCATTATGAGAGCGATGCTACCTGTCTCAAGTCATGCATTGCTAGGGGTTGTAATGGGGTATTATTTAGGTAAGGCACGTTTTTCCGAAGAAGCGAGTAAAAGTAAATGGTTAATCCTGTCTCTGTTGACCCCATTTATGCTACATGGATTATACGATTATATCATTTTATTAGCACAACAATTAGTACAAGAAAAGTGGATTTTATTTATCATCCCTTTTATGATATTCCTCTGGTGGTTAGGTTTACGCAAGGTAAAAAAAGCACGTGCTATCAAACATATATATTAG
- a CDS encoding Glu/Leu/Phe/Val family dehydrogenase codes for MVADNNTAGEHGKEDKLDVLKSTQTVIHKALDKLGYPEEVYELLKEPIRMMTVKIPVRMDDGSVKIFTGYRAQHNDAVGPTKGGIRFHPNVTEKEVKALSIWMSLKCGIVDLPYGGGKGGIVCDPRDMSFRELERLSRGYVRAISQIVGPTKDIPAPDVFTNSQIMAWMMDEYSRIDEFNSPGFITGKPLVLGGSHGRESATAKGVTICIREAANKKGIDIEGARVVVQGFGNAGSYLSKFMNDAGAKIVGISDAYGALYDPDGLDIDYLLDRRDSFGTVTKLFNNTITNKELLELDCDILVPAAIENQITEQNAHNIKASIVVEAANGPTTIEATEILSKRDILLVPDVLASAGGVTVSYFEWVQNNQGYYWTEEEVEEKLEKVIVKSFNNIYETSKTRRVDMRLAAYMVGVRKMAEASRFRGWI; via the coding sequence ATGGTAGCCGATAATAACACCGCTGGTGAGCATGGTAAAGAAGACAAACTAGATGTCCTAAAATCAACACAGACAGTAATACATAAAGCTTTAGATAAGCTAGGATATCCTGAAGAAGTTTATGAGCTATTAAAAGAACCAATTCGTATGATGACAGTGAAAATTCCGGTAAGAATGGATGATGGGTCGGTTAAAATTTTTACTGGTTATCGAGCACAACATAATGATGCGGTCGGACCAACCAAAGGGGGTATTCGATTTCATCCAAATGTAACTGAAAAAGAAGTTAAAGCGCTGTCAATTTGGATGAGCTTGAAGTGTGGTATTGTTGATTTACCTTATGGTGGAGGCAAAGGAGGCATCGTTTGTGATCCTCGAGATATGTCTTTTCGAGAATTAGAACGGTTAAGTAGAGGGTATGTACGTGCCATTAGTCAAATTGTCGGACCTACAAAAGATATACCAGCACCTGATGTATTTACGAATTCACAAATCATGGCTTGGATGATGGATGAATATAGCCGTATAGATGAATTTAACTCACCAGGATTTATTACTGGAAAACCTTTAGTTTTAGGAGGTTCACACGGTCGTGAATCTGCAACAGCTAAAGGGGTTACAATCTGTATACGTGAAGCCGCTAACAAAAAAGGTATTGATATTGAAGGTGCCCGAGTAGTTGTTCAAGGGTTTGGTAATGCAGGAAGCTATTTATCAAAGTTTATGAATGATGCAGGTGCAAAAATTGTAGGTATTTCAGATGCTTATGGCGCTCTTTATGATCCAGATGGCTTAGATATTGATTACTTACTTGACAGAAGAGACAGTTTCGGTACAGTAACGAAGCTATTTAATAATACAATTACGAATAAAGAATTATTGGAACTTGATTGTGATATATTAGTACCAGCTGCAATTGAAAATCAGATTACTGAGCAAAACGCTCATAATATTAAGGCTAGTATTGTTGTTGAAGCTGCTAATGGTCCTACGACAATTGAGGCGACTGAAATATTATCAAAACGTGATATACTACTTGTTCCTGACGTATTAGCAAGTGCAGGTGGTGTTACAGTATCGTATTTTGAATGGGTACAAAATAATCAAGGTTACTATTGGACAGAAGAGGAAGTAGAAGAAAAGCTTGAGAAAGTAATAGTGAAATCATTTAATAATATTTATGAAACATCAAAAACGCGGAGAGTTGATATGAGGCTAGCTGCATATATGGTTGGCGTTCGTAAAATGGCGGAAGCATCTCGCTTTCGTGGTTGGATTTAA
- a CDS encoding manganese catalase family protein gives MWIYEKKLQYPVKVSTCNPVLAKYLIEQYGGADGELAAALRYLNQRYTIPDKVIGLLTDIGTEEFAHLEMIATMVYKLTKDATVEQLKAAGLGSHYANHEKALFYENSSGDAFTTTYIAAKGDPIADLYEDIAAEEKARATYQWIINLSDDPDLNDGLRFLREREIIHAQRFREAVEILKEEKDQKRFF, from the coding sequence ATGTGGATATATGAAAAAAAACTACAATATCCTGTAAAGGTTAGTACATGTAACCCAGTACTAGCAAAGTACCTCATTGAGCAATATGGTGGTGCAGATGGAGAACTCGCAGCTGCACTACGGTATCTCAATCAAAGGTATACGATTCCTGATAAAGTTATCGGGTTATTAACCGATATTGGTACTGAAGAATTTGCACACCTAGAAATGATTGCAACGATGGTTTATAAACTTACAAAAGACGCTACTGTTGAACAATTGAAAGCAGCTGGTTTAGGTTCACATTATGCAAATCATGAAAAAGCCTTATTTTACGAAAACTCAAGTGGTGATGCATTTACGACAACCTATATTGCAGCAAAAGGTGATCCGATTGCTGATCTGTATGAAGATATTGCAGCTGAGGAAAAAGCTAGGGCAACTTATCAATGGATTATCAATTTAAGTGACGATCCCGATTTGAATGATGGATTACGTTTTTTGAGAGAAAGAGAAATTATTCATGCGCAACGTTTTCGAGAGGCTGTAGAAATATTAAAAGAGGAAAAAGATCAAAAGAGATTCTTTTAG
- the sleB gene encoding spore cortex-lytic enzyme — MYKKLYKKVFLLALTCTCLMLTNSSPIVTNAFSNQVIQKGAVGDDVIELQSRLQFIGFFKGKIDGVFGWGTYWAVREFQSEFGLPVDGIAGPSTKDKLANASKFNKDFVYEQINKGNHFTHYGNVDLEKQVKQKKQEKESKPAKKSQKGTAPKKSTAMNMPSGYSQNDIQLMANAVYGESRGEEYIGQVAVAAVILNRVESSSFPNTVSGVIFEPRAFTAVADGQIWLTPNEKAKQAVLDAINGWDPSENALYYFNPDTATSEWIWTRPQIKKIGKHVFCK; from the coding sequence ATGTACAAAAAATTATATAAGAAAGTATTTTTACTTGCCCTAACATGTACTTGTCTCATGCTTACAAACTCTTCACCGATCGTCACAAATGCTTTTAGTAATCAGGTTATACAAAAAGGTGCTGTCGGTGACGACGTTATAGAATTGCAATCTCGCTTACAATTTATAGGTTTTTTTAAGGGGAAAATAGATGGAGTTTTTGGATGGGGCACATATTGGGCTGTACGAGAATTTCAATCTGAATTTGGATTACCAGTCGATGGAATAGCAGGACCTAGTACAAAAGATAAGTTAGCTAATGCCTCAAAATTTAATAAAGATTTTGTTTATGAACAAATTAATAAAGGAAATCATTTTACTCATTATGGTAACGTCGATTTAGAAAAACAAGTAAAACAAAAAAAGCAGGAGAAAGAGTCTAAACCAGCGAAGAAATCGCAAAAAGGAACGGCACCTAAAAAGTCAACAGCAATGAATATGCCAAGCGGTTACTCACAAAATGATATTCAACTTATGGCGAATGCCGTGTATGGAGAATCTCGTGGAGAAGAATATATCGGGCAAGTTGCAGTGGCCGCAGTCATTTTAAACCGTGTAGAAAGCAGCTCCTTTCCAAATACGGTCTCAGGTGTCATTTTTGAACCTAGAGCATTTACAGCAGTTGCTGACGGTCAAATTTGGTTAACACCAAATGAGAAAGCGAAACAAGCCGTTTTAGATGCAATAAATGGATGGGATCCTTCAGAAAATGCACTTTATTATTTTAATCCAGATACAGCAACAAGTGAATGGATATGGACCCGTCCACAAATCAAAAAAATTGGTAAACATGTATTTTGTAAATAG
- a CDS encoding CPBP family intramembrane glutamic endopeptidase yields the protein MLNNRQQRLLQNMDDREILFHLYATQTLLIVAAIIFGFFLFPDFNSFKALWNLFDFRIIIYGGGIALFVIITDLLFMKYLPNELVDDGGLNEKIFQHRSIPHIFFLTIVIAFSEELLFRGVIQTHFGIVVASLIFALLHFRYLQKWVLFISVIFLSFLLGYMFLKTNNLFVTTFAHFLIDFILAVRLRLNYISSKRHSKR from the coding sequence ATGTTAAATAATAGGCAACAACGTTTATTACAAAATATGGACGATCGTGAAATTTTATTTCATTTGTACGCAACACAAACATTATTGATTGTGGCCGCGATTATTTTTGGTTTTTTTCTATTTCCAGATTTTAATTCTTTCAAAGCACTATGGAACTTATTCGATTTCCGTATCATTATATATGGTGGTGGAATAGCGTTATTTGTAATTATAACTGACTTATTATTTATGAAATATTTACCAAACGAGCTAGTTGATGATGGTGGACTTAATGAAAAAATTTTTCAGCATCGAAGCATACCGCATATATTCTTTTTAACTATCGTCATTGCCTTTTCAGAAGAGTTATTATTTAGAGGTGTTATACAAACTCATTTTGGCATTGTCGTTGCAAGTTTAATATTTGCTCTTTTACATTTTCGATATCTTCAAAAGTGGGTTCTATTCATTTCAGTTATATTTTTAAGCTTTTTATTAGGATATATGTTTTTAAAGACAAATAACTTATTTGTCACAACCTTTGCACATTTTTTAATAGATTTTATATTAGCCGTCAGATTGCGTCTAAATTATATAAGTAGCAAAAGACATAGTAAGAGGTGA
- a CDS encoding metallophosphoesterase, with translation MIFFVITIIILGFLISYMFYEAFQNNVREITVEFSTFPDSIDSFKMFFISDIHRRSIDDEIINKVKGEVDCIVIGGDLMEKGVPFSRVKANLQKLKEVGPIYFVWGNNDYEVDYHQLDALLLDYGVKILDNTAETLESAQGEKIIMIGVDDMTHMRDRVDLALLDADQDGFKILISHNPKIIQKITMEDDIKLILSGHTHGGQIRFLKWGLYEKGKLRKVDSTNILVSNGYGTTGLPLRLGAPSETHLITLKKCD, from the coding sequence ATGATTTTTTTTGTTATTACAATAATTATATTAGGATTTTTAATTAGCTATATGTTTTATGAGGCGTTTCAAAACAATGTGAGAGAAATTACTGTTGAGTTCAGCACCTTTCCTGATAGCATAGATTCATTTAAGATGTTTTTTATTTCAGATATTCATCGTAGAAGTATTGATGACGAGATTATTAACAAAGTCAAAGGGGAAGTTGATTGTATAGTCATTGGTGGCGACTTAATGGAGAAAGGAGTTCCCTTTTCTAGAGTAAAGGCTAATCTTCAGAAATTAAAGGAAGTCGGACCGATTTATTTCGTATGGGGAAATAATGATTATGAAGTTGATTATCACCAATTAGATGCATTACTCCTTGATTACGGAGTGAAAATACTAGACAATACAGCGGAGACCTTAGAGTCAGCACAAGGTGAGAAGATTATTATGATTGGTGTCGATGACATGACACATATGCGCGATCGAGTTGATCTTGCACTATTAGACGCTGACCAAGACGGGTTTAAAATTTTGATTAGTCATAACCCAAAGATTATCCAAAAAATAACTATGGAAGATGACATTAAGCTGATTTTGAGTGGACATACTCATGGGGGGCAAATACGTTTTCTAAAATGGGGCCTTTATGAAAAAGGCAAATTAAGAAAGGTTGATTCAACCAATATACTCGTTAGTAATGGATATGGAACAACGGGTTTACCTCTTAGGCTAGGAGCTCCTTCTGAAACACATCTTATAACGTTGAAAAAATGTGATTAA
- a CDS encoding YpbF family protein translates to MIEEKIKQLHTNTDQVTKQLLQHLVDRKRKFEFMKQRVKLLQYTLLFLCIIFFLYILFFIVQPFYYSTSRIMSIFLGDEIHLFVLLTIFSVYGTILYYKKKVDKAEKEFHDLRCEVIRKSIELWPQPIKWHERERVFDLMQTEYDINLYHESK, encoded by the coding sequence ATGATTGAGGAGAAAATAAAGCAATTACATACAAATACAGATCAAGTAACAAAACAATTGCTTCAGCATCTCGTTGATAGAAAGCGTAAATTTGAGTTTATGAAACAAAGAGTGAAGCTGCTACAGTATACTTTACTATTTCTGTGCATCATATTCTTTCTATATATTTTATTTTTCATTGTACAGCCATTTTATTATTCTACAAGTAGGATCATGTCTATCTTTCTAGGAGATGAAATTCATTTATTCGTATTGCTCACCATATTTTCCGTGTATGGTACAATTCTTTATTATAAAAAGAAGGTTGACAAAGCTGAGAAGGAATTTCATGATTTACGCTGTGAAGTAATAAGAAAGAGTATTGAGCTATGGCCACAACCTATTAAATGGCATGAAAGAGAGCGTGTTTTCGATTTAATGCAGACAGAATATGATATTAATTTATACCATGAAAGTAAATAG
- a CDS encoding LysM peptidoglycan-binding domain-containing protein has product MSNKNEKLHDQAEQLRDRIANAEDESVKKSVLPPRSHVHKAKKKKTKFRVKYPIIRLLALFFILLPIVILSIAYRNANNTLDTNSKGPVKVNIQSPNRGNVEDEESYQQSELIESESDEEDTTTNHASSDTNIENGVEQDTEITDSNSYIIHYVKNDETLFSISMKYFNSQSGIEVIKLANNIQGNSIFTGQKLLIPTRQNESK; this is encoded by the coding sequence ATGTCTAATAAGAATGAAAAGTTGCATGATCAAGCTGAACAATTACGGGATAGGATTGCAAATGCTGAAGATGAAAGTGTAAAAAAATCAGTGTTGCCTCCTAGAAGTCACGTACATAAAGCCAAAAAAAAGAAAACGAAATTTAGGGTTAAATACCCCATTATTCGTTTGTTAGCTCTGTTTTTTATATTATTACCAATTGTAATCCTTAGTATTGCATACAGAAACGCTAATAATACTTTAGATACCAATAGTAAGGGTCCTGTGAAAGTAAATATCCAATCCCCTAACAGAGGGAATGTGGAGGACGAAGAAAGCTATCAGCAATCTGAGCTAATAGAAAGTGAAAGTGATGAAGAAGATACCACCACTAATCATGCATCCAGCGATACGAATATAGAGAATGGGGTCGAACAAGATACCGAAATAACAGATAGTAATTCTTACATCATACATTATGTGAAAAATGACGAAACGTTATTTAGCATTTCAATGAAATATTTTAATAGTCAATCAGGAATTGAGGTCATTAAACTAGCAAATAATATACAAGGAAATAGTATATTTACAGGGCAAAAACTTCTAATACCTACGAGACAGAACGAAAGCAAATAA